A window of Ruania suaedae contains these coding sequences:
- a CDS encoding glycoside hydrolase family 3 protein, with product MTVRQKIGQMTWTHVYGSSADDSSMAASNQARYGVDTPAQVVEKYDLGGVLYFSWSGNTSSPSQVTALSNGLQDAALGEDGPGVPLAVTIDQEGGLVARIGPPATELPGNMALGATFDTDLARAQGEILGSEMHAMGINVDFAPVIDINSNPDNPVIGIRSMGEDPDAVSRLGVAQIEGIQQYIGATAKHFPGHGDTETDSHLGLPVVSYDRATLDDHLEPFEAAIDAGVDMIMTAHIIVEAIDPDLPGTLSPEVLTGLLREDMGFEGIITTDALDMGAMTDHWSQEEMAVLAIQAGSDILLNSPDVDASIGAVEQAVADGVISEERLDESVTRILEWKAERGVLDDPHADPGAVDSVVGSAEHLVTAATIAGRSITLLRNEDRALPLDADSDTVLVVGAGSAWPERLGPMLADRGFDVIEEYENGNSPSAAYRARAVEAAAGADAVVFTSYNAGANSAQQQMVAELGVTGTPVIVVAARNPYDINAFDEADAVLNSYGYNLVNYAAVVRAIAGDINPSGELPVDVPTADGTETLLPLGYGRHYPGPPDHAGPPDHAGPPDHAGRGH from the coding sequence GTACGGCGTGGATACGCCGGCGCAGGTGGTCGAGAAGTACGACCTCGGTGGCGTGCTCTACTTCTCCTGGTCGGGGAACACGAGCAGCCCCTCCCAGGTCACTGCCCTCTCCAACGGACTGCAGGACGCGGCGCTGGGAGAGGACGGCCCCGGCGTCCCGCTCGCGGTGACGATCGACCAGGAGGGCGGGCTCGTCGCCCGGATCGGGCCGCCGGCAACCGAGCTACCGGGGAACATGGCACTGGGGGCCACCTTCGACACCGACCTGGCCCGGGCCCAGGGCGAGATCCTGGGTTCGGAGATGCACGCCATGGGCATCAACGTCGACTTCGCCCCGGTCATCGACATCAACTCCAACCCGGACAACCCGGTGATCGGGATCAGGTCGATGGGAGAGGACCCCGACGCCGTGAGCAGGCTCGGCGTCGCGCAGATCGAGGGCATCCAGCAGTACATCGGCGCCACGGCCAAACACTTCCCCGGCCACGGTGACACCGAGACCGACTCCCACCTCGGGCTGCCCGTCGTCAGCTACGACCGCGCGACGCTCGACGACCACCTGGAGCCGTTCGAGGCGGCGATCGACGCCGGGGTCGACATGATCATGACGGCGCACATCATCGTCGAGGCGATCGACCCCGACCTGCCGGGAACCCTCTCGCCGGAGGTGCTCACCGGGCTGCTGCGCGAGGACATGGGCTTCGAGGGGATCATCACCACGGACGCCCTCGACATGGGGGCCATGACCGATCACTGGTCCCAGGAGGAGATGGCGGTGCTGGCGATCCAGGCCGGCTCGGACATCCTGCTGAACTCGCCCGACGTCGATGCCTCGATCGGTGCGGTGGAGCAGGCCGTCGCCGACGGTGTCATCTCCGAGGAGCGGCTGGACGAGTCGGTCACCCGGATCCTGGAGTGGAAGGCCGAGCGCGGCGTTCTCGACGATCCCCACGCCGACCCCGGTGCGGTGGACTCGGTGGTCGGCAGCGCCGAGCATCTGGTCACCGCAGCGACGATCGCGGGCCGGTCGATCACGCTGCTACGCAACGAGGACCGTGCCCTGCCGCTCGATGCCGACTCGGATACCGTTCTGGTGGTCGGAGCCGGGTCCGCCTGGCCGGAACGGCTGGGGCCGATGCTGGCCGATCGAGGATTCGACGTGATCGAGGAGTACGAGAACGGCAACTCGCCCTCGGCGGCCTACCGGGCGCGGGCCGTCGAAGCGGCTGCCGGGGCGGACGCCGTCGTCTTCACCTCCTACAACGCCGGCGCCAACAGCGCACAGCAGCAGATGGTGGCCGAGCTCGGCGTCACGGGCACACCGGTGATCGTCGTCGCCGCGCGTAACCCCTACGACATCAATGCCTTCGACGAAGCCGACGCGGTACTGAACAGCTACGGCTACAATCTCGTCAACTATGCGGCAGTGGTGCGCGCAATCGCCGGTGACATCAATCCTTCCGGTGAGCTCCCGGTGGACGTACCGACGGCGGACGGCACCGAGACGCTCCTGCCGCTGGGCTATGGGCGTCACTACCCCGGCCCACCCGACCACGCCGGCCCACCCGACCACGCCGGCCCACCCGACCACGCCGGACGTGGACACTGA
- a CDS encoding exo-beta-N-acetylmuramidase NamZ family protein, translated as MSRRTWRGLAVGAALAIGAAGSLAPMTPGGRPETPPGLDRPLELGVEVLLDDLSELEDQRVGIITNPTGVTSDLTHTVDALIAGEASGGYEVTALYGPEHGVRGGVPAGAYVESYVDERTGLPVYSLYGPTRKPSPEMLADVDVLVFDIQDIGARFYTYIWTMYYAMEAAAENDLQFVVLDRPNPLGGRMDGPVLEYPELSSFVGLREIPLQHGMTVGELAQYFNGELLEAPADLRVVEMSGYQPDEIVADWDLPWVLPSPNIPTRETALVYPGTGLIESINVSEGRGTTKPFLWFGAPFIDETESWELAEDLNSRGLEGVTFRPASATPSSSKHAGEFSGGLEIHITDMATYEPLRVGIHVLDALFAHIEEVDWREGGECRTAQDSCWIDLLSGTKDLRAQVEAGVDPDEIVDGWDEELAAFAATAEPYRLYTDDHPGRGRNH; from the coding sequence ATGAGCAGACGTACCTGGCGAGGACTCGCGGTAGGCGCAGCGCTGGCCATCGGCGCGGCGGGATCGCTCGCGCCCATGACACCGGGCGGGCGACCCGAGACGCCGCCCGGCCTCGACCGGCCGCTCGAGCTCGGGGTGGAGGTCCTTCTCGACGACCTCAGCGAGCTGGAGGACCAACGGGTCGGCATCATCACCAATCCGACGGGTGTCACCTCGGACCTCACGCACACTGTCGACGCCCTCATCGCCGGCGAGGCCTCCGGCGGGTATGAGGTCACGGCCCTGTACGGCCCGGAGCACGGAGTGCGCGGCGGTGTGCCGGCCGGCGCTTACGTGGAGAGCTACGTCGACGAGCGCACCGGTCTCCCGGTGTACTCCCTCTACGGCCCCACGCGGAAGCCCTCGCCGGAGATGCTCGCCGACGTCGACGTGCTGGTCTTCGACATCCAGGACATCGGTGCCCGTTTCTACACCTACATCTGGACGATGTACTACGCCATGGAGGCCGCCGCGGAGAATGACTTGCAGTTCGTGGTCCTGGACCGGCCCAACCCACTCGGCGGCCGTATGGACGGCCCGGTGCTGGAGTATCCCGAGCTCAGTTCCTTCGTCGGACTGCGCGAGATCCCGCTCCAGCACGGGATGACGGTGGGAGAGCTCGCCCAGTACTTCAACGGCGAGCTGCTCGAGGCCCCGGCTGATCTCCGCGTGGTGGAGATGTCCGGATACCAGCCGGACGAGATCGTGGCCGACTGGGACCTGCCGTGGGTCCTCCCCTCGCCCAACATCCCGACGCGCGAGACGGCTCTGGTCTACCCAGGTACCGGCCTGATCGAGTCGATCAACGTCTCGGAAGGCCGCGGCACGACCAAGCCGTTCCTCTGGTTCGGCGCGCCCTTCATCGACGAGACCGAGTCGTGGGAGTTGGCCGAGGACCTCAACTCGCGTGGTCTGGAGGGCGTGACGTTCCGACCCGCGTCCGCCACCCCGTCCTCGAGCAAGCACGCCGGGGAGTTCTCCGGCGGTCTGGAGATCCACATCACGGACATGGCCACCTATGAACCTCTGCGGGTGGGCATCCACGTTCTGGATGCTCTGTTCGCCCACATCGAGGAGGTGGACTGGCGTGAGGGCGGTGAGTGCCGCACCGCGCAGGACAGCTGCTGGATCGACCTTCTCTCGGGGACCAAGGACCTCCGCGCCCAGGTGGAGGCCGGGGTGGACCCTGATGAGATCGTCGACGGATGGGACGAGGAGTTGGCCGCCTTCGCGGCCACCGCCGAGCCCTACCGGCTGTACACCGACGATCATCCGGGCAGGGGCCGCAACCACTGA